A stretch of the Mycobacterium sp. ITM-2016-00317 genome encodes the following:
- the miaB gene encoding tRNA (N6-isopentenyl adenosine(37)-C2)-methylthiotransferase MiaB, producing MAPVTSTVTQQASGLSPDRPARTFEVRTYGCQMNVHDSERLAGLLEEAGYRRAGAGADADIVVFNTCAVRENADNKLYGNLSHLAPRKQADPDMQIAVGGCLAQKDRDSVLQKAPWVDVVFGTHNIGSLPALLDRARHNRVAQVEIAEALREFPSALPASRESSYAAWVSISVGCNNTCTFCIVPSLRGKEMDRRPGDVLAEVQTLVDQGVLEITLLGQNVNAYGVSFVDADQPRDRGAFAKLLRACGRIDGLERVRFTSPHPAEFTDDVIEAMAETPNVCPTLHMPLQSGSDRVLRAMRRSYRAERYLGIIDRVRAAIPDAAITTDIIVGFPGETEEDFQATLDVVAAARFSSAFTFQYSKRPGTPAADLADQVPKAVVSERYQRLIDLQEKISLTENTAQIGRRVELLVATGEGRKDAATARMSGRARDGRLVHFTPGPAGDEIRPGDVVVTTVTGAAPHHLIADGAPVEHRRTRAGDAHAAGRKPRTGVGLGMPAIGVPAAAPATSGCAR from the coding sequence ATGGCCCCCGTGACTTCCACGGTGACGCAGCAGGCGAGCGGGCTTTCTCCCGACCGTCCGGCGCGAACGTTCGAGGTCCGCACGTACGGCTGTCAGATGAACGTGCACGACTCCGAACGCCTGGCCGGACTGCTCGAGGAGGCCGGCTACCGCCGCGCGGGCGCGGGCGCCGACGCCGACATCGTGGTGTTCAACACGTGCGCGGTGCGGGAGAACGCCGACAACAAGCTGTACGGCAACCTCAGTCACCTCGCGCCGCGCAAGCAGGCCGACCCGGACATGCAGATCGCCGTCGGCGGCTGCCTGGCGCAGAAGGACCGGGACTCGGTGCTGCAGAAGGCGCCGTGGGTGGATGTGGTGTTCGGCACCCACAACATCGGTTCGCTGCCCGCGTTGCTGGACCGGGCCCGCCACAACCGCGTCGCGCAGGTCGAAATCGCCGAAGCGCTGCGGGAATTCCCGTCGGCACTGCCGGCCAGTCGCGAATCATCCTATGCGGCTTGGGTTTCCATCTCGGTCGGCTGCAACAACACGTGCACGTTCTGCATCGTGCCGTCGCTGCGCGGCAAGGAGATGGACCGGCGGCCGGGCGATGTGCTGGCCGAGGTGCAGACGCTGGTCGACCAGGGCGTGCTGGAGATCACCCTGCTGGGGCAGAACGTGAACGCCTACGGCGTGTCCTTTGTAGACGCCGACCAGCCGCGCGACCGCGGCGCGTTCGCCAAGCTGCTGCGCGCCTGCGGACGGATCGACGGGCTGGAGCGGGTGCGCTTCACCTCGCCCCATCCCGCCGAGTTCACCGACGACGTGATCGAGGCGATGGCCGAGACGCCGAATGTGTGCCCGACCCTGCACATGCCGCTGCAGTCCGGCTCCGACCGGGTGCTGCGTGCGATGCGCCGCTCCTACCGGGCCGAGCGCTACCTCGGCATCATCGATCGGGTGCGCGCCGCGATCCCGGACGCGGCGATCACGACCGACATCATCGTCGGCTTCCCCGGCGAGACCGAGGAGGACTTCCAGGCCACCCTCGACGTCGTCGCGGCGGCCCGGTTCAGCAGCGCGTTCACCTTCCAGTACTCCAAACGGCCGGGCACCCCGGCCGCCGACTTGGCTGACCAGGTCCCCAAAGCCGTTGTCTCCGAGCGGTACCAGCGGCTGATCGACTTACAGGAGAAGATCTCGCTGACCGAGAACACCGCACAGATCGGGCGCCGCGTCGAGTTGCTCGTCGCCACCGGCGAGGGACGCAAGGACGCCGCCACCGCCCGGATGTCGGGCCGGGCCCGCGACGGCAGGCTGGTGCACTTCACTCCCGGCCCCGCCGGTGACGAGATCAGGCCGGGCGACGTCGTGGTGACCACCGTCACCGGCGCCGCGCCGCATCACCTGATCGCCGACGGCGCCCCGGTGGAGCACCGGCGCACCCGGGCCGGTGACGCGCACGCGGCCGGGCGGAAGCCGCGCACCGGGGTCGGCCTGGGGATGCCCGCGATCGGTGTGCCCGCCGCGGCGCCGGCGACGAGCGGATGTGCCCGATGA